In the Populus trichocarpa isolate Nisqually-1 chromosome 1, P.trichocarpa_v4.1, whole genome shotgun sequence genome, ATAGACCTAAttgaattttagatttattttatattttttatgtaaaaaaaaataatccataataTAACGCGGACCACTtaactagtatatatatataaaaaaaaacagtataagCAGTAACCTCAAAGTACCTCCAATTATTTTCTTAGATATCACTTATCATCGAGCAAATTTGTTTTCCgttcattgattttttgttctttcataaaatccttttttttttcaatctcttaTTCAATTAGATAATGAGATGATAACTAAACAACAAAATCACTTACTCTTATATATGTTAATATCGAGTTTATATACAcgataaaataatatcaagttATAGTAAATTTAAGTTGGTTTCAGAGGTACTAGTTTTTTTCCCGCGCCATGTCAtagtatcatttttttaaaaaatattttattagattttatggaaattaatataaatatttgaaagaattttaataatttaaattatgaactgaaaaatacataattattaagtcaaaatcatgtcttttttatgtattttttttatttgacatagtcatgactctttttttattaaaagtttggttttcttaatataaatttaaaatatctaaaattaaaaaaatagaattcaaatGATTTGAACTTAATAGtaaaaactgtatttttttagacaatttttttttttgttatagattcatttattcttttttttttaccatcaatgtttttttttatcaaaattttggtTCTCAATATACTTAtcatgtaaagaaaataaaaaaaaacaaaattaatgtcTCAATTATTTTCATCCTCTTTATgaagaataaaagaataaatagtttgaatttcatatataattattcataaaataatttttaatattataaaaaaaattctaattttatttgaaaactatgACATggtcaatcatttttttaataacattttaataattttatttaaaaagaattttattatataattaaaaaaaataggaaaggcCAATGTAAAAAAAGACTAGACACATTTGAATCCGGAAGGATGAGATCATCTCATGCATggtctaaaatataaaattttaacttatttttatctaaaaacgctttaaaaatatccttaaaacctcaaaaaaccctttttctaaccccaaaatattatttgatcactctaaaaactcaaaataaaattaaacaaaaagatttatATAAACTCCCATCTACTTTTTCTtaacatagataaaaaaaaaaaatacttccattaaatttcattttctaagaTGAAGTCATTAATactaagattgatttttttaaaatataatgtaattatccaaaacttttttatccttttttttccgGTGGTTTTCTCTCTTGTCtttcatcaaaaataaaaaaaacatcttatctTCTCtgcatacaaaaaataaatgttttatcctcttaaatttttacatgtttgtCACTTGATAATACTGGAGCATCATAGTATTCcttgttacaaaaaaaaaaaaaattcaacgaaGGAAAGTAAACATTTTTTAATGAAGGTTTTCTACAACTTCATCTCATTCCTGCCAGTACAGTGAGAATATGGTATTACTCTAAGCTATACAGTAAATGAGCAAGcgaattaatattatcattcgATCGATGTCAGCTACTCAGCTAACTAAGTTATTTAGGGACGATGGTCGGTGGATGCATTGGATTAAATCCCCAGGTACTAGCTCGAACTTCCTCCAtacatattgattttttttttctaattaatttcaacTTGAAGTTTACATTCTTCCTTTCTAATAAGaaattttatcatcaaaattaaataatacacTTGAGTTTCTAAATAAATCAggatatttttgtttcatcttcGATTTTCTTatccatgttttatttatttatttatttatttattctgacCTTACTCcataaatgttgattttttttttctctaattaattTCAACTTGGGGTTTACACTTCACAACAGCCATCCTCGTACCTTAAGGTGAGAATTGACTGACCATAAGATATATTTTGCTAGTTCCAGGTGAGCCGGGGATTTCCAAATTTTGTATTGAATGATTTCCGGAGGGGCTTCTTTTtcattctccttcttttttattatcaaagtaAGATCAAACGTACAATACTTGCCAAACGAATCAATGAAGAATGTAAAAGGAAGAAAGCGAAGTGTTTGACTCTTTCCATAACTCACACAAATGAGGAGGCCCGCACGGACCCAAGATCCTGATGAAACAGGAAAGAAAAGCTTCCGTTGAGCACATATGGCCGGGCAGGTCAATTTTTAGGTGTCCTTCCCGGACAGTGGTTCACTGTGACATAATAAAAGTCAGCCAAAATCTATGGCTAGTAAGCTCTCTGCTGGCAGTGCTGGGTCAGAGTCCTGGcacaacaatttaatttttgctGCAAAGTCCCTTCTGGACGGTCGGTCACCCTGGCGTTTAAAGTCGTTTGCTGCCATTAAAACGGGACCAGAGAGCACATACCGAGGAAGGAGTCTCCAGCGTGGTGAACATTCTAAATAGATGGAAAGACTGATTCCTTTGATCtttaaatgaaaatggaaaaaattccAAGATTAAGGTGTGAATGCATCCAATACCGCAAGCCCAGATGCTTAAGGCGACTCCGGTACGTCAATGAAGCTCCCTTCTGTTAAAATCAAGCCACAACTGGTTTGAGGCGAGGTCAAAAATAATGCCTGATGATGTTAATGAAGGCAGCGTGTGACATGGTGCCATTATGgtcatagttaattaattatatccaCCCTATGCCCATTCATGAATATTTTATCTCGTCATTCTTGAGGTTGCGAGTGTTGGGGGATTTTAGTGCAAGGCTACAAAGTACAAACtaagtttatttaataaatttaaaggaaacTTAAATGATCGGTTTTTATTTAAGACaataagacaaaaaataaaaaagaaagtcggatcatataaactttttaaatttataaaccgggttattaaactgaaaatatcatacatgaaaaaatagtGAAACTCAATCCCCAATAAATCtaacattgaatgatgaattatcACATTATTACTATCACTATTaaagctattatttttattattattatcattactattattattgctaTCATTACATCTATCACTATcactactattattaataagtaatatcattattatcatgatcattactctattattattattattgttattaataatacaattattattattattattgttgttattattattatcactccTAATATTactattgtttttattcttatcactattataattataattattattattgttataacaactattattattattattattattattattattattattattattattataaactattattaccattattattattgttaatattattataattattagaaatattattagcaccattattattactatagctattattattattattattattcctatTAATagcattgttattattattattaaataattgcaGAGCGAGGGGGAGGGAGGCTGGTCTTGCATGTGAAGTTAATAAATGAGACAATGGGGAAAGAGAGTGCCCCTCTTTTAAGCGGTGATCGTTTATTTATTTTGCGCCAGCAGACTGTAGCCGTGTTGTCGTCTACCTTTGCACGcgtttaaaaaatacttttttgaaaaaactataCTACCAAATAGTACCTAGGCCTAGATGCATGGTGAGTCCGGACAAAAACACAACCATCAAACAAGGATTGGAACCAGGGGCGCATGCGCATACCCTTGTGCACTGTTACAACAATATTGAGGATCATAGATTCTTGACCGATTGATATTGAGGAgtgtctgtattttttttaaaaaaattatattttatattttaaattattatatatatatatttaaatcattttgatatgttaatataaatgataaattttaaaaataaaaaaatattactttaatttatttctaaatgaaaaacactctgaaaaacaactgcaatcataataataaatattatcttagtagaaaaaaaatctgcttGAACCATTAACCCAATTTTATTATACTACTTTAACAATCATTTAAGTActaagttttttcaaaatttgtttcCTGCTAAcaattttatagtatttttttaaaaataaattttgatatttataattaaattagtttgtttggtttttttttaaatgaaataaattttaacggCGTTGAATTGGAATAAAAACCATGAATGATCCTGCCTGAATTTTTATTGCAAGAACTCCTAAAATAATGATCTTTAATTGAGGGAGCAAAAAGTACAAATGCTaggtataattataaattatgatctTGTTTTACCAAcatattaaacaaatttaaaaccattttttacattattaacaattattattgtaataatttatttttataaaaacctcCCCTCTCATCATGCATCAGACAAAACCTAAGACGACAATTTTGCCCGGCAAATTTAGAGGGAGCGCAAGTTTAGAACCAAAGATAAAAACTAAAGCCCAATAGAGAATCAATTGTCAAACGCAGCCCATATTGAATAAGGGACCATGGTCCGCACTGGATGTTCTCTTCTTCAACATCCAACGGAACACAACACGATTTTCAGACAATAAAAGTTTCCAAGTCTTTGCCACCCAAAAaggacaaggaaaaaaaagaaaaaaagatcaagTCTTCACCTTAATTTTAAAAGACTAGAGAATCCAACCACAGCCCATTTATCATCTCCATGGTTTGACCAGCAAAGTCTGATTCTTAggttcaataaaaagaaaattgtgcaGAAATCAGGAGAGGCGGTAATGGCATGGAACGTGTTCAAGTTTTGCACAGCACTGCGAGCTCTTGGTTCTATCATGATAGCATTGGTCCTTGGCATAATTGGGGTTACATATTATGTTATTGTTGTAGCTAATTATGGTCCCGCTCTTTTTCATGGTGGCCTTGATTCTTTTGTCGCTCTCCTTGTCTTGGTTTTGTTCCATTCTTTGGTAAGTTacagtttcctttttttttttttttgaaagtttagTGTTTTTGCTTGCTATTACCGATGTTCTATGGTTGCTTTAATTTGTATTGCACGAAAAGCTTGAATTTTTAGGCCAATACTTGAAATGGTAACCGTGCTTTGAAATGTAAGCAACCAATGCGTACGTCGAGCCGGTGTTAAGAATGTTGTTTATCTACGAATGAAATTATATACATGGATTTCAAAGTGCGTTTCcttattatgatatttatttctagtttttaatGTTATGTAGCAACATTTACCATTGAAACTAAAAAGGGCTTTTGAGCggccacacacacacatttataGCATTGTCATACCAGTTTATATGCAATTTAAGTTTTGGCTATCACAGGATAGATTTTGGTTAGCTTGTATGCAGTTCATGTTGATTCGTTTTGCTGAGAGAAGTTATATTTGAACTCAGTTTCCCCTAGTTCTTACCAACCAAACAACGGATTTCTATGCTGGTTCCTTGATTTTGTTGATTTCCATACAGGCAGGTGGGGTTGACTTTAAATTGAACATCTCACAAATCCCAGTTTGCTAATGGTCGTTAACTGGTGTATCACTATCTAGAACAGTTTTGTGTTATTCATTGGTCCTTTTACGTTGTAGTATGGATTGGATTATTTGGGGGGAAATGAGTTGTGGGACTTTGGAAAGCTGTCTTTCTCTCCCATGTATAGCACAACATATGGAAGGAAAATGATGGGTGTTATTCCTTCACCTGATTATCCACCGAGGTATGTGGCTGGCTGCCACTGGCTTCCATGTATGCTGGATAATATCCATGCACAATGGATGCTTCCATGCGAGCCACCACTCTAAGTGGGTGAGATAATGTAGGTGAACTTATTCAGTGAACATAGTAATGGTGCTCtatttaaaattgagtttgtcCAGTAACTGTATAAGGAACTCTATAGAACTGAATTTCTATTGGTGGGATTTGGTTATGTAGCTGGTGATGCTATTGTGGAGCTACTTTACTACTGTTCTGACTGATCCTGGTGGTGTCCCACCAAATTGGAGGCCATCAATAGACGAGGAGAGTGGCGATGCAGATCCATTGGTCGGATTAGCACATGAAGGTACGGGTTTAGATTTAAATCAGTCAGCTATGCTTGGTGAGCCAGCTAATCCAAGAACACGAGCCTGTCGAAAATGCAATTGGTTTAAACCTCCTCGCTGCCATCACTGTTCTGTttgtgagtttttctttttagggtTTGCATGGATTTCTTTTCTAGAAGCCTAGCTGTTGTTTCATTTCAACTAAAGGTAGCTTCATTTGTTAATTGTTTCAGGCGGGAGGTGTATATTGAAAATGGACCATCATTGTGTATGGGTTGTGAATTGTGTCGGGGCATTGAATTAcaagtattttcttcttttcttggtaTGTTAACtatcatagaaaaaaacttggatataTTGATGCATATGCCTGAGTGGGAATGGAGATTATTTCTATCAAATGAATGAACTTATCATTGTATCCAGCTAATTTATGGTTTAACAATTTTGAAACAAACTTTCTATATGACATAAAACATAAATCAGCATATGAGAAATGGTTTATATGTTTATAGCTTTGTCTCGACTCATTCAAGTCTTTTACTCAACTTGCAATGAGAGACAAGTGCTTTTGATGGTATCAATTGTATGCCTGTATCTTCACAGCATGCCTGCTCACCCTTAAGTATCACAAAAATGTTTGTGACTCGACTATATAGAAACTAACCATTGCCATGCATAAAGATGGAGCTTGTACAGATAAATGTGAAATTCTTATGGCACCTATAAGGTGCCTGTTGCTCTTGAAAGctgtattaaaaaatacaggATAAATGATCTTATCTGTgccaaatcatatttttatgtcATTATACCTTTATACTTTCCTTTCTGTGAAAGCATCTTTCCTGACCTTCcagaataaattatataaatttgcTCTATCTTTTTCACTGATCTCCTCGCCGTTTTGATAACTCCATTTTCTCTGTTTTCATTCTGAGGGTTGCAAGATTCGCAACTTACAAGCACCAAGAAggcaaataactttttattccaTATATAACTTTTGCAAATTCCAGACTCATTTTATTTCATGCTTTTGCTGCTTTACAAGACTTATGCTTGAGATAGTATTCTTTAATACATTCTTGCAAACACCCTAAAAAACATGATATGTGATGCTTTAAATTCATCTACAGATGGCTGGTGCAACTAGCCATTGAGGTGCATCTAAAGCACCAGTCATTCTTGTCATCTGTGCACTCTTGCAAACAACCGCCCCCTCTGTTTTTTC is a window encoding:
- the LOC18094408 gene encoding probable protein S-acyltransferase 14 isoform X1; the encoded protein is MAWNVFKFCTALRALGSIMIALVLGIIGVTYYVIVVANYGPALFHGGLDSFVALLVLVLFHSLLVMLLWSYFTTVLTDPGGVPPNWRPSIDEESGDADPLVGLAHEGTGLDLNQSAMLGEPANPRTRACRKCNWFKPPRCHHCSVCGRCILKMDHHCVWVVNCVGALNYKYFLLFLFYTFLVTTLVTLSLLPQFLAFFTVGEKNGTPETLVATFVTFVLNLSFALSIMGFLIMHISLVLGNTTTIEAFEKKSNPKWHYDLGRRKNFEQVFGTDKRYWFIPAYSEEDLECMPVLQGFEYPTRPDLDELQQF
- the LOC18094408 gene encoding probable protein S-acyltransferase 14 isoform X2: MAWNVFKFCTALRALGSIMIALVLGIIGVTYYVIVVANYGPALFHGGLDSFVALLVLVLFHSLLVMLLWSYFTTVLTDPGGVPPNWRPSIDEESGDADPLVGLAHEGGRCILKMDHHCVWVVNCVGALNYKYFLLFLFYTFLVTTLVTLSLLPQFLAFFTVGEKNGTPETLVATFVTFVLNLSFALSIMGFLIMHISLVLGNTTTIEAFEKKSNPKWHYDLGRRKNFEQVFGTDKRYWFIPAYSEEDLECMPVLQGFEYPTRPDLDELQQF